In Natronomonas halophila, one DNA window encodes the following:
- a CDS encoding NADP-dependent malic enzyme: MGLDEDALDYHRADPPGKLEISTTKPTNTQRDLSLAYSPGVAAPCRAIDEDPAEAYTYTTKGNMVGVVSNGTAVLGLGDIGAQASKPVMEGKGVLFKRFADIDVFDIELDENDPAEFADSVARMEPTFGGINLEDIKAPECIEIEEYLREEMDIPVFHDDQHGTAIISGAALLNACEIAGKDLEEIEVTFAGAGAAATATARFYDSLGVKKENITMCDIDGIITEDRAAENDPHEYAAPFAADVPEGSLADAMEDADVFVGLSVGGIVDEDMVRSMADEPIILAMANPEPEIGYEQAKAARDDTVIMATGRSDYPNQVNNVLGFPFIFRGALDVRATEINEAMKVAAAEALADLAKRDVPDAVVKAYGDQPLQFGPEYIIPKPLDPRVLFDLSGAVAEAAMETGVAREELDLEEYREELEARLGKSREMMRVVLNKAQSDPKRLVLAEGDDPKMIRAAYQLVEQEIARPVLIGDKRAIWEQAADLGLDFDPEIVDPTSDELDPYADRLHELRKRNGVTRREAQGLVHDGNYLASVMVEMGDADAMLTGLTNHYPTALRPPLQVVGTADDSDYAAGVYMLTFKNRVVFVADATVNQAPDADVLEEVATHTADLARQFNVDPRVALLSYSDFGTVDNEGTRKPREAARRLRENADIDFPVDGEMQADTAVVEEMLTGDYDFSDLDDPANVLVFPNLEASNIAYKLLQRLGGAEAIGPMLVGMDKPVHVLQRGDEVKDIVNLASVAVVDAQTDEE; the protein is encoded by the coding sequence ATGGGACTGGACGAGGACGCACTCGACTACCACCGCGCGGACCCGCCCGGAAAACTCGAAATTTCGACGACCAAACCGACCAACACCCAGCGTGACCTCTCGCTGGCGTACTCGCCCGGCGTCGCCGCCCCCTGTCGCGCCATCGACGAGGACCCCGCCGAGGCCTACACCTACACGACGAAGGGGAACATGGTCGGCGTCGTCTCCAACGGGACGGCCGTGCTCGGATTGGGCGATATCGGCGCCCAGGCCTCCAAGCCCGTCATGGAGGGGAAAGGCGTCCTCTTCAAGCGCTTCGCCGACATCGACGTCTTCGACATCGAGTTGGACGAGAACGATCCCGCGGAGTTCGCGGACTCTGTCGCCCGGATGGAACCGACCTTCGGGGGCATCAACCTGGAGGACATCAAGGCGCCCGAATGCATCGAAATCGAGGAGTACCTCCGCGAGGAGATGGACATCCCCGTCTTCCACGACGACCAGCACGGGACGGCCATCATTTCGGGTGCCGCGCTCCTGAACGCCTGCGAAATCGCGGGCAAGGACCTCGAAGAAATCGAGGTCACCTTCGCTGGTGCGGGCGCGGCCGCCACCGCCACCGCACGCTTCTACGACTCGCTCGGCGTCAAAAAGGAGAACATCACGATGTGCGACATCGACGGCATCATCACCGAGGACCGCGCCGCCGAGAACGACCCTCACGAGTACGCGGCGCCGTTCGCGGCCGACGTGCCCGAGGGAAGTCTCGCCGACGCGATGGAGGACGCGGACGTCTTCGTCGGCCTCTCTGTCGGCGGTATCGTCGATGAGGACATGGTGCGGTCGATGGCCGACGAGCCCATCATCCTCGCGATGGCCAACCCCGAACCGGAAATCGGGTACGAGCAGGCGAAGGCGGCCCGCGACGACACGGTTATCATGGCGACGGGCCGCTCGGACTACCCGAATCAGGTCAACAACGTCCTCGGGTTCCCCTTCATCTTCCGTGGGGCGCTGGACGTCCGCGCGACCGAAATCAACGAGGCGATGAAAGTCGCCGCGGCCGAGGCGCTGGCGGACCTCGCCAAGCGTGACGTGCCCGACGCCGTCGTGAAGGCCTACGGCGACCAACCGCTGCAGTTCGGCCCCGAATACATCATCCCGAAGCCGCTGGACCCCCGCGTCCTCTTCGACCTGTCGGGCGCAGTCGCCGAGGCGGCGATGGAGACCGGCGTCGCCCGCGAGGAACTGGACCTCGAAGAATACCGCGAGGAACTGGAGGCCCGCCTCGGCAAGTCCCGCGAGATGATGCGGGTCGTCCTCAACAAGGCCCAGAGCGACCCCAAACGGCTCGTGTTGGCGGAGGGCGACGACCCCAAGATGATTCGGGCGGCCTACCAGCTCGTCGAACAGGAGATTGCCCGCCCCGTACTCATCGGCGACAAGCGCGCCATCTGGGAGCAGGCCGCGGACCTCGGGCTGGATTTCGACCCCGAAATCGTCGACCCGACGAGCGACGAACTCGACCCCTACGCCGACCGCCTCCACGAGTTGCGCAAGCGCAACGGCGTCACCCGCCGGGAGGCACAGGGACTGGTCCACGACGGCAACTACCTCGCCAGCGTGATGGTCGAGATGGGCGACGCCGACGCGATGCTGACGGGGCTAACCAACCACTACCCGACCGCCCTGCGGCCGCCGCTGCAGGTGGTCGGGACCGCCGACGATTCAGATTACGCGGCCGGCGTCTACATGCTCACGTTCAAGAACCGCGTCGTCTTCGTCGCCGACGCCACCGTCAATCAGGCGCCCGACGCCGACGTCCTCGAAGAGGTGGCGACCCACACGGCGGACCTCGCCCGACAGTTCAACGTCGACCCCCGGGTCGCGCTGCTGTCGTATTCGGATTTCGGCACGGTCGACAACGAGGGCACGCGCAAGCCCCGGGAGGCCGCCCGTCGCCTCCGTGAAAACGCCGATATCGACTTCCCGGTCGACGGCGAGATGCAGGCCGACACCGCCGTCGTCGAGGAGATGCTGACCGGCGACTACGACTTCTCGGACCTGGACGACCCCGCGAACGTGCTTGTCTTCCCGAACCTCGAAGCCAGCAACATCGCCTATAAACTCCTCCAGCGGCTCGGCGGCGCCGAAGCAATCGGCCCGATGTTGGTCGGGATGGACAAACCGGTCCACGTCCTCCAGCGTGGCGACGAGGTGAAGGATATCGTGAATCTGGCGAGCGTTGCGGTTGTGGACGCGCAGACGGACGAGGAATAG
- a CDS encoding diadenylate cyclase, with amino-acid sequence MSGPLAIDYRTHHRVDRMQAVIRYCLEGIAMEFGRWEDTAGAPGAYLALVSSGSVADFADPMGDNHWPETGREPLEEFDAFYESLRTVAQTCDGAAVVGVDGVINEQLVRFRSPAGVQADYEPWMGARHMSALDVSTREDVVVTLTLSEETGRVTVFQNGTFESVPPERFGERWRGTQ; translated from the coding sequence ATGAGCGGACCGCTGGCTATCGACTATCGTACCCATCACCGGGTCGACCGGATGCAGGCGGTCATCCGGTACTGTCTGGAGGGAATCGCGATGGAGTTCGGCCGCTGGGAGGACACCGCGGGTGCGCCGGGGGCGTATCTCGCCCTCGTTTCGAGCGGGTCGGTCGCGGATTTCGCGGATCCGATGGGGGACAACCACTGGCCGGAGACGGGCCGGGAACCCCTAGAGGAGTTCGACGCCTTCTACGAGTCCCTCCGGACGGTCGCCCAGACCTGCGACGGCGCGGCCGTCGTCGGCGTCGACGGCGTCATCAACGAGCAGTTGGTCCGGTTTCGGAGCCCCGCGGGCGTGCAGGCCGACTACGAACCGTGGATGGGTGCCCGCCACATGAGCGCCCTCGACGTCTCGACCCGTGAGGACGTCGTCGTAACGTTGACGCTCAGCGAGGAGACCGGCCGGGTGACGGTGTTCCAGAACGGCACCTTCGAGAGCGTGCCGCCGGAACGGTTCGGCGAACGCTGGCGTGGCACACAGTAG
- the yjjX gene encoding inosine/xanthosine triphosphatase, whose translation MYVGVGSGNPVKRRAVESVLEATDAFDSDATVEAVPVDSGVSEQPVGHAETVRGAETRAANVLESGEYDLGVGIEGGVARVEGASGLFLVMWAAVDDGETSGLGSGPSLRLPDAIAARVESGEELGPVMDDVLGESDVAKRQGAAGALTGGSLDRQSALAAAVSGALGPFATDHY comes from the coding sequence ATGTACGTCGGCGTCGGCAGCGGCAACCCGGTCAAGCGACGAGCGGTCGAATCGGTCCTCGAAGCGACTGACGCGTTCGACAGCGACGCGACCGTCGAGGCGGTCCCGGTCGACTCCGGCGTGAGCGAACAGCCGGTCGGCCACGCCGAGACGGTTCGAGGCGCCGAGACGCGCGCCGCGAACGTCCTCGAATCGGGCGAGTACGACCTCGGGGTCGGCATCGAGGGCGGCGTCGCCCGCGTCGAGGGCGCGTCGGGCCTCTTCTTGGTCATGTGGGCCGCCGTCGACGACGGCGAGACGTCGGGCCTCGGGTCGGGGCCGAGCCTCCGGTTGCCCGACGCTATCGCCGCCCGCGTCGAGTCGGGCGAGGAACTCGGGCCGGTGATGGACGACGTGTTGGGCGAATCCGACGTCGCGAAACGGCAGGGTGCGGCGGGCGCGCTGACCGGCGGCAGCCTCGACCGCCAATCGGCGCTCGCGGCGGCCGTCTCGGGGGCGCTCGGGCCGTTCGCGACCGACCACTACTGA
- a CDS encoding branched-chain amino acid ABC transporter permease: MGGVQIGALLDVFLPRTRTMVVVLYVGLFAMSFDFVSGYTGYLSFGHAMFYGIGAYFVALAGTGKIPGLAPDAPFMLMLIGGALVAFLIAVAVGAVSFRLTGVYFAMVTLGFAEVSHVFIRNWDYVGSNPRDGVGVVGREGFAIGIPGIDALQFRLGRLTGDSFDNVLGTGLDLGTVEVSYYAVGAVVLLSYFAMQRIIHSPFGRVMVAIRENEERAKAVGYNTFWYKLGAFGISGFFAGIAGALFTGYRRSVAPENTFDLFVTADALLAAIIGGFGTLAGALYGHLFHEFVRGILSTESHGLARFLRDALPESVLTAGAGDLTVLQFINVFVDGRAELYLGLIFIAFVLFVPRGILGALRDRLGGTVAEKLPERLDRYRR, translated from the coding sequence GTGGGCGGCGTCCAGATTGGGGCGCTCCTCGACGTCTTCCTGCCCCGAACCCGGACGATGGTCGTCGTGCTCTACGTCGGCCTCTTCGCGATGAGTTTCGACTTCGTCAGCGGCTACACCGGCTATCTCTCCTTCGGCCACGCGATGTTCTACGGCATCGGTGCCTACTTCGTCGCGCTGGCCGGCACGGGGAAGATACCGGGACTGGCCCCGGATGCGCCGTTCATGCTCATGCTGATCGGCGGCGCGCTGGTGGCCTTCCTCATCGCGGTCGCCGTGGGCGCGGTCTCCTTCCGGTTGACCGGCGTCTACTTCGCGATGGTGACGCTGGGCTTCGCGGAAGTGTCCCACGTCTTCATCCGCAACTGGGATTACGTCGGCTCCAACCCGCGTGACGGCGTCGGCGTCGTCGGCCGAGAGGGGTTCGCCATCGGAATCCCCGGTATCGACGCCCTGCAGTTCCGACTGGGGCGGTTGACCGGCGATAGCTTCGACAACGTCCTCGGGACCGGCCTCGACCTCGGCACCGTCGAGGTGTCCTACTACGCCGTCGGCGCCGTCGTCCTGCTGTCCTACTTCGCGATGCAGCGAATCATCCACTCGCCGTTCGGCCGGGTGATGGTCGCCATCCGCGAAAACGAGGAGCGTGCGAAGGCGGTCGGCTACAACACGTTCTGGTACAAACTGGGCGCCTTCGGTATCAGCGGCTTCTTCGCCGGCATCGCCGGCGCGCTCTTTACCGGCTACCGGCGGTCGGTCGCCCCCGAGAACACCTTCGACCTGTTCGTGACCGCCGACGCCCTGCTGGCGGCCATCATCGGCGGGTTCGGCACGCTCGCCGGCGCGCTCTACGGCCATCTCTTCCACGAGTTCGTCCGCGGCATCCTCTCGACGGAATCCCACGGATTGGCCCGCTTCCTCCGGGACGCGCTGCCCGAAAGCGTCCTGACGGCGGGCGCCGGTGACCTCACCGTCCTGCAGTTCATCAACGTCTTCGTCGACGGCCGCGCCGAACTCTACCTCGGCCTCATCTTCATCGCCTTCGTCCTCTTCGTGCCCCGCGGGATTCTAGGCGCGCTCCGGGACCGACTCGGCGGCACCGTCGCCGAGAAACTCCCCGAGCGCCTCGACCGCTATCGCCGATAA
- a CDS encoding branched-chain amino acid ABC transporter permease — protein sequence MTGLSLLADGLPLFAPIGITLDALSKAALYIVIASGLSLIFGLMGVLNFAHGSLTMLGAYLGGAVMVGLVSAGTGQIARLLLFFVAVAAVFAILTGFGAAIEVTLIRPIYDREPLFQILLTFGLVLVLDEAARIVVELGGLRPQTEWQAAIGTAPDFLANRYDILGASARGLLFFEMLVGLLVVTAIFLFLTRTRYGLYIRAGSEDPEMTQALGIDVRRAFTVVFGVGAGLAGVAGVLLMWDPRFGASVPLGVETLLIAFIVVIIGGLGSFKGTVVAGLLVGLVDALMTWLFINYIDFPGLPELVLFLVLVVVLIARPKGLFGIAEVGGH from the coding sequence ATGACCGGTCTGTCGCTTCTCGCGGACGGCCTCCCGCTTTTCGCACCCATCGGCATCACGCTCGACGCGCTCTCGAAGGCCGCCCTCTACATCGTCATCGCCAGCGGCCTCAGCCTCATCTTCGGGCTGATGGGCGTGCTCAACTTCGCCCACGGGTCGCTGACGATGCTCGGCGCGTATCTCGGCGGCGCCGTGATGGTCGGCCTCGTCTCGGCGGGGACCGGCCAAATCGCGCGCCTGTTGCTGTTCTTCGTCGCCGTCGCCGCCGTCTTCGCGATACTGACCGGCTTCGGCGCTGCCATCGAGGTGACGCTCATCCGGCCGATTTACGACCGCGAACCGCTGTTCCAGATTCTGCTTACCTTCGGCCTCGTGTTGGTCCTCGACGAAGCCGCACGCATCGTCGTCGAGTTGGGCGGCCTCCGACCCCAGACCGAATGGCAGGCCGCCATCGGGACCGCGCCCGACTTCCTCGCGAACCGATACGATATCCTCGGTGCGAGCGCCCGTGGCCTGCTCTTCTTCGAGATGCTGGTCGGCCTGCTGGTCGTCACCGCCATCTTCCTGTTTCTCACCCGGACGCGGTACGGCCTCTACATCCGGGCCGGCAGCGAGGACCCCGAGATGACACAGGCGCTCGGCATCGACGTCCGGCGGGCCTTCACCGTCGTCTTTGGCGTCGGCGCCGGCCTTGCGGGCGTCGCGGGCGTCCTGCTCATGTGGGACCCGCGGTTCGGCGCGAGCGTCCCGCTCGGCGTCGAGACGCTGCTTATCGCCTTTATCGTCGTCATCATCGGCGGCCTCGGCTCCTTTAAGGGAACCGTCGTCGCCGGCCTGCTGGTCGGCCTCGTCGACGCCCTGATGACGTGGCTGTTCATCAACTACATCGACTTCCCGGGGCTGCCGGAACTGGTGTTGTTCCTCGTGTTGGTGGTCGTGCTTATCGCCCGCCCGAAGGGCCTCTTCGGCATCGCGGAGGTGGGCGGCCATTAG
- a CDS encoding ABC transporter ATP-binding protein: MSLLDVDDIHSYYGESHILQGVSLEVEDGECVALIGRNGVGKTTTLRSILQLTPPRKGTITLRGEDVTGLQTHDVARKGVGWVPEERRMFSHLTVDENIRIATPPGESVEAAFETAYGAFPEIEDHRGREAGDLSGGQQQMVAIARGLVGNNDLLLVDEPSEGLAPKIVQQVADALSRVAEDATVLLVEQNFPLAMDLADRFYLLDHGRVVESGSTEDVSRDDEKIRRYLSA, from the coding sequence ATGAGCCTGCTGGACGTCGACGACATCCACAGTTATTACGGCGAGAGCCACATCCTGCAGGGCGTCTCCCTGGAGGTCGAGGACGGCGAATGCGTCGCCCTCATCGGCCGCAACGGCGTCGGCAAGACGACGACGCTCCGGTCGATTCTGCAGTTGACGCCGCCCCGCAAGGGGACCATCACCCTCCGCGGCGAGGACGTGACGGGGTTGCAAACCCACGACGTCGCCCGGAAGGGCGTCGGCTGGGTGCCCGAGGAACGCCGGATGTTCTCGCACCTGACCGTCGACGAGAACATCCGTATCGCGACGCCACCCGGCGAAAGCGTCGAGGCGGCCTTCGAAACTGCCTACGGCGCGTTCCCCGAAATCGAGGACCACCGCGGCCGGGAGGCCGGCGACCTCTCGGGCGGCCAACAGCAGATGGTCGCCATCGCCCGCGGACTGGTCGGCAACAACGACCTCCTGCTCGTCGACGAACCGAGCGAGGGACTGGCGCCGAAAATCGTCCAGCAGGTCGCCGACGCGCTCTCGCGGGTCGCCGAGGACGCGACCGTGCTGCTGGTCGAACAGAACTTCCCGCTGGCGATGGACCTCGCCGACCGGTTCTACCTGCTCGACCACGGGCGGGTCGTCGAATCCGGCTCGACCGAGGACGTCTCGCGGGACGACGAGAAGATACGGAGGTATCTCAGCGCATGA
- a CDS encoding ABC transporter ATP-binding protein produces MVLRTRNLTKRFGGLVAVDGVDFDLGEECCSLIGPNGAGKTTFFNLLTGVLEPTEGTVEYHDGDDWTDITDHAPYETALSGIHRSYQITNVFETSTVLENVRIAAQAAGGADSWRAWRNVEAFPEYEREARDILDRVDLGEKADRPAEALSHGEKRNLEVGIALAGDPDVILLDEPTAGVSSDGIDDLTDLVDDIAADHAVLLVEHNMDVVMEVSDRIAVLHQGSLIADDDPMAIRNSDRVQEAYLGGYEAGRPTGGEHA; encoded by the coding sequence ATGGTCCTGCGAACGAGGAACCTCACGAAACGGTTCGGGGGCCTCGTCGCCGTCGACGGCGTCGATTTCGACCTCGGCGAGGAGTGCTGTTCCCTCATCGGGCCGAACGGCGCCGGGAAAACGACGTTTTTCAACCTGCTGACGGGCGTCCTCGAACCGACAGAGGGCACCGTCGAGTACCACGACGGCGACGACTGGACAGATATCACGGACCATGCACCCTACGAGACGGCGCTGTCGGGCATCCACCGGTCCTACCAGATAACGAACGTCTTCGAGACGTCGACGGTGCTGGAGAACGTCCGCATCGCCGCACAGGCCGCAGGCGGCGCGGACTCCTGGCGCGCGTGGCGCAACGTCGAGGCCTTCCCGGAATACGAGCGGGAGGCCCGCGACATCCTCGACCGGGTCGACCTCGGCGAGAAAGCCGACCGGCCCGCCGAGGCGCTCAGCCACGGCGAGAAACGGAACCTCGAGGTCGGTATCGCGCTGGCCGGCGACCCCGACGTCATCCTGCTTGACGAACCGACCGCGGGCGTCTCCAGCGACGGTATCGACGACCTCACCGACCTCGTCGACGATATCGCCGCCGACCACGCGGTCCTGCTGGTCGAACACAACATGGACGTCGTGATGGAGGTCAGCGACCGCATCGCCGTCCTCCATCAGGGCTCGCTCATCGCCGACGACGACCCGATGGCGATTCGCAACAGCGACCGCGTCCAGGAGGCCTATCTCGGCGGCTACGAGGCCGGCCGACCCACCGGAGGTGAACACGCATGA
- a CDS encoding ABC transporter substrate-binding protein, whose translation MAKKQTRRQWLKTTAAGTLGASALAGCTGDGNGNGNGNGSASGTVKIGVMQPLSGDVQYYGQQSLWGFLSGLAHKHDSDPIDTSTTGTQTVEGEDVTYELVIEDSQFSPDQAQTVATDLVQDEEVDMLFGIGSSDGARRVIESVVLEANVPYMAGPAAAADLSSDSELCNELVFRASENTAMDALSGGKYVAQETDVEKVFIMAADYSFGRAVARNYRNVLESEGIEIVDERFVPRGHDEFAGLYQNAVDAGADAVIGGFTVVTLPNFLDEGLSGGYGLRMFGGFATQISTNAIGGVAQRVLGEPLTEEKIRDAKLGPFTTRYHWNQYDNDINDAFVDAYTSTYGIVPDLFTSGTFTAASAIVQAVDESGSTDGADIADALTGMTVADTPKGADAYTFQEYNNQARSEMTVAYPVPNTEDNWDAPIMPGEPLARIPADETTLPEDHPDMGCSL comes from the coding sequence ATGGCAAAGAAACAGACGCGGCGGCAGTGGCTGAAAACGACGGCCGCGGGAACGCTCGGCGCCTCGGCGTTAGCCGGGTGTACGGGGGACGGCAACGGTAACGGCAACGGCAACGGCAGCGCCAGCGGGACCGTCAAAATCGGGGTCATGCAGCCGCTTTCCGGCGACGTACAGTATTACGGCCAGCAGTCGCTGTGGGGTTTTCTCTCCGGATTGGCCCACAAACACGACAGCGACCCCATCGACACCTCGACCACCGGGACCCAAACGGTCGAAGGCGAGGACGTGACCTACGAGTTGGTCATCGAGGACTCGCAGTTCAGCCCCGACCAGGCCCAGACGGTCGCGACCGACCTCGTCCAGGACGAGGAGGTCGACATGCTGTTCGGCATCGGCTCTTCCGACGGCGCACGGCGCGTCATCGAGTCCGTCGTCCTGGAGGCGAACGTCCCCTACATGGCCGGACCCGCCGCGGCGGCGGACCTCTCCAGCGATAGCGAACTGTGTAACGAACTCGTCTTCCGCGCCAGCGAGAACACGGCGATGGACGCCCTCTCCGGCGGGAAATACGTCGCACAGGAGACCGACGTCGAGAAAGTGTTCATCATGGCCGCGGACTACTCCTTCGGCCGTGCGGTCGCCCGCAACTACCGGAACGTCCTCGAATCCGAGGGCATCGAAATCGTCGACGAGCGGTTCGTCCCCCGCGGCCACGACGAGTTCGCGGGCCTCTATCAGAACGCCGTCGACGCGGGCGCCGACGCGGTCATCGGCGGCTTCACCGTCGTGACGCTGCCGAACTTCCTCGACGAGGGGCTCTCCGGCGGCTACGGCCTTCGGATGTTCGGCGGTTTCGCAACTCAGATCTCGACCAACGCCATCGGCGGCGTCGCCCAGCGCGTCCTCGGCGAACCGCTGACCGAGGAGAAGATTCGCGACGCCAAACTCGGGCCGTTCACGACTCGCTACCACTGGAACCAGTACGACAACGACATCAACGACGCCTTCGTCGACGCGTACACCTCGACGTACGGCATCGTTCCCGACCTCTTTACCTCGGGCACCTTCACCGCCGCATCCGCCATCGTGCAGGCGGTCGACGAGAGCGGGTCAACGGACGGTGCGGACATCGCCGACGCGCTCACGGGGATGACCGTCGCCGACACGCCGAAAGGTGCCGACGCCTACACCTTCCAGGAATACAACAACCAGGCGCGCTCGGAGATGACCGTCGCCTACCCGGTTCCGAACACCGAGGACAACTGGGACGCACCCATCATGCCGGGCGAACCGCTGGCCCGCATCCCCGCCGACGAGACGACGCTGCCGGAAGACCACCCCGACATGGGGTGTTCGCTGTAA
- a CDS encoding alpha/beta hydrolase: protein MTDRHPDLDEQARALLEELEAGVSPPSSTLSVATGRQLLDDLFASQTPDPVGEVTNLEIQGPNGPIPLRIYSPDGEGPFPVLVFLHGGGWVRGSLDAYDGPCRLLTNEADCVVVSVGYRRAPEHPFPAGLEDCYAATAWAADHAAALQGDPDRVAVGGDSAGGNLTAAVTLAARDRSGPDIAHQLLIYPSVNPPSVHWFDSYDDYGTGYFLEMDSVEWYLDQYLTGAADIGNDYAFPLRSRDLSGLPPATVITAGFDPLVDEGTAYAERLDEAGIPVEHRNYEGQIHGFLSLYEHIDDGREAIDYAASRLPDPPGGE from the coding sequence ATGACCGACCGCCACCCTGACCTCGACGAACAGGCGCGGGCGCTGCTGGAGGAACTCGAAGCCGGTGTCTCACCACCCTCCTCGACGCTGTCGGTTGCGACCGGCCGGCAGTTGCTCGACGACCTCTTTGCGTCCCAGACGCCCGACCCCGTCGGCGAAGTCACGAACCTCGAGATTCAAGGGCCGAACGGCCCGATACCGCTCCGCATCTACTCGCCCGACGGCGAGGGGCCGTTCCCCGTGTTGGTCTTCCTGCACGGCGGCGGGTGGGTCCGCGGATCGCTGGACGCCTACGACGGCCCCTGTCGTCTGCTGACGAACGAGGCCGATTGTGTCGTCGTCTCGGTGGGCTACCGCCGGGCGCCGGAACATCCCTTCCCCGCGGGGCTGGAGGACTGTTATGCCGCGACCGCGTGGGCGGCCGACCACGCCGCCGCCCTGCAGGGCGACCCCGACCGCGTCGCCGTCGGCGGCGACAGCGCGGGCGGCAACCTCACCGCCGCCGTCACCCTCGCCGCACGGGACCGCAGCGGGCCCGATATCGCCCACCAACTGCTCATCTACCCCTCGGTCAACCCGCCATCGGTCCACTGGTTCGACTCCTACGACGACTACGGGACCGGCTACTTTCTCGAGATGGACAGCGTCGAGTGGTATCTCGACCAGTACCTCACGGGGGCGGCCGACATCGGCAACGACTACGCGTTCCCCTTGCGTTCGCGTGACCTCTCGGGGCTGCCGCCAGCGACGGTTATCACGGCCGGCTTCGACCCGCTGGTCGACGAGGGAACCGCCTACGCCGAGCGGCTCGATGAAGCGGGCATCCCGGTCGAACATCGCAACTACGAGGGCCAGATTCACGGGTTTTTGAGCCTCTACGAACACATCGACGACGGACGCGAAGCTATCGACTACGCCGCCAGCCGCCTGCCGGACCCGCCCGGCGGGGAGTGA
- a CDS encoding helix-turn-helix domain-containing protein translates to MLDVTMEMEQYDCPFIDTTVDHEVTFSTMHWQLDAAAEELETRLFVEGADRGALDNGLSALRAHENMSDYRLFTRKGDTAVIRTVIEQTDAMETIHEKGGYITGPFHIRDGEELWQVGFDDGGTADETLYALDKNNDFQVEQRRDLELDQLFDVMHNADAATALLDAARSLSKVEEKTVRRAADAGYFETPRDATLSTLADEFDVSTTAVSKNMRRGEKKVLRGLVEALEHVDEMP, encoded by the coding sequence ATGTTAGACGTCACCATGGAGATGGAGCAGTACGACTGCCCATTCATCGACACGACCGTTGACCACGAGGTGACGTTCTCGACGATGCACTGGCAACTCGATGCGGCCGCCGAGGAACTGGAGACCAGACTCTTCGTCGAGGGGGCAGACAGGGGGGCACTCGACAACGGCCTGTCGGCGCTGCGCGCCCACGAGAACATGTCCGACTACCGGCTGTTCACTCGGAAAGGTGATACCGCCGTTATCCGGACGGTTATCGAGCAGACCGACGCCATGGAGACGATCCACGAGAAGGGCGGCTACATCACCGGGCCGTTCCATATCCGCGACGGCGAGGAGCTATGGCAGGTCGGCTTCGACGACGGCGGTACCGCCGACGAGACGCTGTACGCCCTCGACAAGAACAACGACTTTCAGGTCGAACAACGCCGCGACCTCGAACTCGACCAGTTGTTCGACGTGATGCACAACGCCGACGCGGCGACCGCCCTGCTGGATGCCGCCCGCTCGCTCTCGAAGGTCGAAGAGAAGACCGTCCGGCGTGCGGCCGACGCCGGCTACTTCGAGACGCCCCGGGACGCCACCCTCTCGACGCTGGCCGACGAGTTCGACGTCTCGACGACCGCCGTCTCCAAGAACATGCGCCGCGGCGAGAAGAAGGTCCTCCGGGGACTGGTCGAGGCACTCGAACACGTCGACGAGATGCCATAG